Proteins encoded in a region of the Pirellulales bacterium genome:
- a CDS encoding DUF1501 domain-containing protein, producing MPFCPKLDQILPAFLDDMESRGMLDETLVLVISEHGRTPTIANTPGGGREHWAGAYWGMFFGAGIKTGQVIGASDRQGAYAVIRPTHPNDILATVYHLMGFDPVETAIPDRAGRPVRLTEGNVVRELLA from the coding sequence ATACCTTTCTGCCCGAAGCTCGACCAGATTTTGCCGGCGTTTCTTGACGACATGGAATCGCGCGGCATGTTAGACGAAACGCTGGTGCTCGTGATCAGCGAGCATGGCCGGACGCCAACGATTGCGAACACGCCCGGCGGCGGCCGTGAACACTGGGCCGGTGCGTACTGGGGCATGTTCTTCGGCGCCGGAATCAAAACCGGGCAAGTGATCGGAGCGAGCGACCGGCAGGGAGCGTATGCCGTGATCCGCCCGACGCATCCCAACGATATTCTGGCGACCGTGTATCATCTGATGGGCTTCGACCCGGTGGAGACTGCGATTCCCGACCGCGCCGGCCGGCCGGTCCGTTTGACGGAGGGGAATGTTGTGCGCGAATTGTTGGCCTAG